taaataataatgctttAAAAAATGCATGTattaaaagatgaaaaaaagctAAAAACTTAAatcctaaaaataaaattcttattattaaaCCTAATTGACTTAGAGTTGATaaagcaataattttttttaaatcaaattcaaaatttgcgtTTAACCCAGACATAAATATAGTTAATctagataataataaaaatataataataaaattctctctattaaataaattttcaaatcggaTTAATAAATAAACCCCTGCCGTTACTAAAGTAGAAGAATGGACTAATGAAGATACAGGGGTAGGAGCAGCTATTGCTGCAGGAagtcaagaagaaaaaggaatttGAGCACTTTTAGTAAATGAAGcaatcaaaattattaaagTAATTACTATTATaaaagaattatattttaaaacatctacataaaaataaaaattccaacccccaaaatttattattcaagaaattgataataataaaaaaatatcaccaaTACGGTTAGAAATAACAGTTAACATACCAGCATTAAAAGACTTAAcattttgataataaattactAAACAATAAGAAATCAAACCTAACCCATCCCAACCTAATAAAATACTAATTAAATTTGGACtaacaattattaatattattgatacaacaaataaaattaccaatataataaatcgattcaaatttaaatcatttattatataaGAATTTCTATATAAAATTaccaaagaagaaataaataaaactgttcttataaaaattaatgatatccaatcaaataaaaatgttattacTACACAagaagaattaatttcaattaaattatattcaacaaaataaactaaatcatataataaaaaataaatacttaatataaataaaaatattctaataaaaaaaattataataaaactaaataaacaaatatttaatataaaaataatttaaaaactaaatttaattttctttgacaccacaaatcaatattttaaataaactatttaaattaatttatattcaaacaataaaagattctctatttaaaataattaaatttaaaggaattcaatgtaatattaataaaatatactcacgaACATTACCttgagaaaatgaataaaaaaaataatttattttaccatGTTGAgtaaaagaatataaatataatgtataacaagctctaaaaaaagataaaaaaatgactaataaaaaaattattttacttcatATAATTAATCTAttgattaatataatttcacctattaaatttaaagaaggGGGAGCTGCTATATTTGAAGaacataataaaaatcatcataAACATATTCTAggcatataatttattaaacccttattaataaataatctccGACTTCTTAAACgttcataaataatatttactaAACAAAATAAACCTGAAGAACATAAACCATGAgaaattattaacaaataaGAACCATAAATTCCTCATCTTATTAAAGTTAATAGCCcagataatattattattatatgggCAATTGAAGAATAAGCAATTAAAGATTTTAAATCAACTTGAAATATTCTAATTAAACTAATATAAATTCCTCCTATTATTCTCAAAACAATCaaataaacattaaaaaaagtacccatattaattaaatatatataaacccGTAATAAACCATACCCCCCTAACTTCAATATAATAGCAGCTAAAATTATTGACCCACAAACAGGAGCTTCTACATGAGCTTTAGGTAAtcataaatgtataaaaaaaataggtaaCTTTactaaaaaagcaaaaattaaaaatacatataaataaaaagtataaacttgaattaaattttccacagaaaaaatataatttaaatttttaaattcaaaaaataaataaataattcttaatAATAAAGGTAAAGAagcaaataaagtataaaataataaatgaatccCTGCTTGAACCCGATCCAATTGATTACCTCAAcctaaaattaaacaaaaggTGGGAATTAATCTACAttcaaaaaaaagataaaataaaaataaattatttacagtaaacgttaaaaataaaaataaaattaaaaaaaatatcaataaaataaaataatttaaataaatttttaattcataaataaaataccttgatataattattaatgctCCAATTCATAAAGTTAATAAAACTAAACCAAAAGATAAATTATCACACcccaaaaaaatatttatactcttaaattcaaatctataatttccagaaaatataaa
This portion of the Neodiprion pinetum isolate iyNeoPine1 unplaced genomic scaffold, iyNeoPine1.2 ptg000180l, whole genome shotgun sequence genome encodes:
- the LOC138191363 gene encoding LOW QUALITY PROTEIN: NADH-ubiquinone oxidoreductase chain 4-like (The sequence of the model RefSeq protein was modified relative to this genomic sequence to represent the inferred CDS: substituted 4 bases at 4 genomic stop codons) codes for the protein MSNQLDRVQAGIHLLFYTLFASLPLLLRIIYLFFEFKNLNYIFSVENLIQVYTFYLYVFLIFAFLVKLPIFFIHLXLPKAHVEAPVCGSIILAAIILKLGGYGLLRVYIYLINMGTFFNVYLIVLRIIGGIYISLIRIFQVDLKSLIAYSSIAHIIIILSGLLTLIRXGIYGSYLLIISHGLCSSGLFCLVNIIYERLRSRRLFINKGLINYMPRICLXXFLLCSSNIAAPPSLNLIGEIILINRLII